AATGGTAAATGATAATATACTGCCAATTCTGGCAGATAAAAACATAGAGATGCTCGCCAAATTGCATATTAGGTGTCCATGTGGCAGTGCATTAAAGATTGATTGGTACAAATGATAAAAACATGAAGTTTTGggttttttataaatatatgcaGGCGAAAATGTGCAGTTGAGCTAAATAAAGCAGGTGAAACAAGattactgattttttttggcGTGTTAAGAAATGGAACTTTCCACCATAAAACAAGTTCAATCATCTAGTGTGACTATGAAGCATCAACCATGAGGTGCTAAGTTAGATTATATTAGTCACGCACCAGGAAATGTAAAAAACTTGTAGCTGTACAATGAGGCTCCACATATGTACTATTAATGAGGCTGCTGGTAACTTTCTCCGAGTCCAAACACAGTATTGTTAAACTATTCCTGTTTATCTTCACCATGATCCTTAGTACCATTATCAGTGACACCTTCAGCCTCGCCATCAACATTTGCATCTTCAATTTCACCATCAGCCTTTACACTGTCATCCGAATCATCTACACTTTGTCGCCATCTCAAACGAACAGGTCTTCCCATAAGCTCCTGCATGACAAAGAAATGTAAACTTTAATACCATGGTGTCCAATGTGCTTGCAATCTTACATATATAGCATCTTATTTCATAGGAAGTCAAAAAATTGGGGGGAAGGTGGCAGAAACTACTAAAGGTTAGTACATTACTTAATATGCCTAATGGGAAATCTTTAACAACAATCGATAATTTAAACAACATTGCAGaagttaatttataaatgatcaGTTATCATTCTTGGTATAAAATGTAAAATTGGAAGGCAAAGTCCATGTAGTTATCACCTTCCCATCGAGTTCAGTGAGAGCAGCTTCGGCTTCCTCTTTTGTCCCAAAAGAAACAAAACCATAACCAGCTGATTTTCCTGATGGGCTATCAAAGACCACCTTAGCAGAAAGTGGattaaattttgagaaaaactcCTTCATATTGGGAGCCCTTGCTTTCCATGGGAGATTGGACACATAAAGTTTGTGCCTCTCCAAAATTGtgcccggaggaggaggaggagcaggtttTCTGAAACTCTTTGAAAACTCCACCCTGATGGTCCTTCCCATGACATCCTGCAAAAGATCAGTGATGCAGAAACTAGTAATAAGATCTCCATCGCTGAGTACCACGAAAGCTTAGATACATATAAGTCTATATCATTCTTGTCAGGAGCTTAGATACATATAAGTCTATATCATTCTTGTCAGGACCGCCAGTATCTGACTTCAAGCTGCTAGCATGTTGATGATAAGATCACTGAACAATACTTCAACTGTACCTGACTGATACTATTGTGAGAAATTTTGAGTCTACCATAATATAAGCTTGTACTATATAATCAAATTATTGAATTTCCACCATTTATAGGCATCCATCCCTCCACTAATAGAAACAAGTAGCCAATATGATTTTTGCATATATAAAAGTgtgttttcattattttttttcagctttGTCTATGGGGATGTGGGGATCGAAGTATAACCCTAGACCTCATCCAGATGTATTCATGAAATAGCAATGTCTCCATGTTTAGTCCTCATCCTGTGGGGATTGAAGGAAAGTAAGATGAACAGACACATCTAAACATGCATCGCAATTTGCAACCATTTTCCACTTTGCGTGCGAAAAATAGcatttaggttgtgtttagttccacactaaaattgaaagtttgaagaaattgaaatgatgtgacggagaagttggaaatttgtgtgtgtagggaagttagatgtgacggaaaagtt
This window of the Oryza sativa Japonica Group chromosome 4, ASM3414082v1 genome carries:
- the LOC4336824 gene encoding 28 kDa ribonucleoprotein, chloroplastic, which translates into the protein MAALSLARSPPHHHHAAAALALPAPRIPRLAPLLRTPRRPHPLIDIRRLPAAAVAASSPPEAQAVEDGEEEEEEGGEKRRKLYVANIPWSFPAPEIEKLFAQCGAVKDVEVIKGKDGKKKGFAFVTMATAEEAAAAVEKLNSLDVMGRTIRVEFSKSFRKPAPPPPPGTILERHKLYVSNLPWKARAPNMKEFFSKFNPLSAKVVFDSPSGKSAGYGFVSFGTKEEAEAALTELDGKELMGRPVRLRWRQSVDDSDDSVKADGEIEDANVDGEAEGVTDNGTKDHGEDKQE